In a genomic window of Urocitellus parryii isolate mUroPar1 chromosome 11, mUroPar1.hap1, whole genome shotgun sequence:
- the Pou3f1 gene encoding POU domain, class 3, transcription factor 1 → MATTAQYLPRGPGGGAGGTGPLMHPDAAAAAAAAAAAERLHAGAAYREVQKLMHHEWLGAGAGHPVGLAHPQWLPTGGGGGGDWAGGPHLEHGKAGGGGTGRADDGGGGGGGFHARLVHQGAAHAGAAWAQGGTAHHLGPAMSPSPGAGGGHQPQPLGLYAQAAYPGGGGGGLAGMLAAGGGGAGPGLHHALHEDGHEAQLEPSPPPHLGAHGHAHGHAHAGGLHAAAAHLHPGAGGGGSSVGEHSDEDAPSSDDLEQFAKQFKQRRIKLGFTQADVGLALGTLYGNVFSQTTICRFEALQLSFKNMCKLKPLLNKWLEETDSSSGSPTNLDKIAAQGRKRKKRTSIEVGVKGALESHFLKCPKPSAHEITGLADSLQLEKEVVRVWFCNRRQKEKRMTPAAGAGHPPMDDVYAPGELGPGGGGASPPSAPPPPPPAALHHHHHHTLPGSVQ, encoded by the coding sequence ATGGCCACCACCGCGCAGTACTTGCCGCGGGGCCCCGGCGGTGGAGCCGGGGGTACGGGGCCGCTCATGCATCCGGACGCCGCTGCTGCAGCTGCAGCCGCGGCGGCCGCCGAGCGGCTGCACGCGGGAGCCGCGTACCGCGAAGTGCAGAAGCTGATGCACCACGAGTGGCTGGGCGCGGGCGCGGGCCACCCCGTGGGCCTAGCGCACCCCCAGTGGCTACCCACcggaggaggcggcggcggcgactGGGCCGGCGGCCCGCACCTGGAACACGGCAAGGCGGGCGGCGGTGGCACCGGCCGAGCCGAcgacggcggcggcggcggcggaggtTTCCACGCGCGCCTGGTGCACCAGGGGGCGGCCCACGCGGGCGCGGCTTGGGCGCAGGGCGGCACGGCTCACCACTTGGGCCCGGCCATGTCCCCGTCGCCCGGGGCTGGCGGGGGCCATCAACCCCAGCCGCTCGGGCTGTATGCGCAGGCGGCCTACCcagggggcggcggcggcggcctgGCCGGGATGCTGGCGGCGGGCGGTGGCGGCGCGGGGCCCGGCCTGCACCATGCGCTGCACGAGGATGGCCACGAGGCACAGCTGGAGCCATCGCCGCCGCCGCACCTGGGCGCCCACGGACACGCACACGGACATGCACATGCGGGCGGCCTGCACGCGGCGGCGGCGCACCTGCACCCtggcgcgggcggcggcggttCGTCGGTAGGAGAACACTCGGACGAGGATGCGCCCAGCTCGGACGACCTGGAGCAGTTCGCCAAGCAGTTCAAGCAGCGGCGCATCAAGCTGGGCTTCACACAGGCCGACGTGGGGCTGGCGCTGGGCACACTGTACGGTAACGTGTTCTCGCAGACCACCATCTGCCGCTTCGAGGCCCTGCAGCTGAGCTTCAAGAACATGTGCAAGCTCAAGCCTCTGCTCAACAAGTGGCTGGAGGAGACCGACTCTTCCAGCGGCAGCCCCACCAACCTGGACAAGATCGCGGCGCAGGGCCGCAAGCGCAAGAAGCGCACGTCCATCGAGGTGGGAGTCAAAGGCGCGCTCGAGAGCCATTTCCTCAAGTGCCCCAAGCCCTCGGCCCACGAGATCACAGGCCTGGCCGACAGCCTGCAGCTGGAGAAGGAGGTGGTGCGCGTCTGGTTCTGCAACCGGCGGCAGAAAGAGAAGCGCATGACCCCCGCGGCGGGCGCCGGCCACCCGCCCATGGACGACGTATACGCGCCCGGGGAGCTGGGGCCGGGCGGGGGCGGCGCGTCACCGCCCTCCGCACCCCCGCCACCCCCGCCAGCCGCgctgcaccaccaccaccaccacacacttCCAGGCTCTGTGCAGTGA